In Desulfoferula mesophila, the genomic window GATCAGAGGACAGTTGTTGTAGGTGTTGGGGCCTTTGCATCCCATCTCGAACAGGCAATAGCCCTTCATGGCTCCGTCGTCGCCGAAGGTCTTCACGAACTCCCCGTTCTCGTAGTGGGAGCGGCGGGGGCAGTTCTCGTGGATGGTCTGGCCATAGGCGAACAAAGGACGGCCGTTGTCATCCAGGGCGGGCAGCTTGCCCAGCAGCAGGAAGTGCACCACCGTGGAGACCATGTTGATCACGTTGGGCGGACAGCCGGACACGTTCACCGTCTTGATGCCGGTGGCCTCGCTCACGCTCATGGCCTTGGTGGGGTTGGGGGCCGCGGCCTGCACCCCGCCGAAGCAGGCGCAGTTGCCCACACAGATGGTGGCCAGGGCATGCTTGGTGGTCTCCTTGGCGATCTCCAGCATGGTGCGGCCGCCCACCCGGCCGTAGATGCCGTCGTTTTTGGTGGGGACGCCGCCCTCGCACACCAGGATGTATTTGCCATCGTATTTGGCCATGGCATCGCTAAGGGACTTTTCAGCGTTGTGGCCCGAGGGAGCCATGATGGTCTCGTGATAGGCCACGTTGATGATGTCCAGGAGAATCTGGTCGATCCAAGGGCGGGTGCTGCGGATAAAGGACTCGCTGCACCCGGTGCACTCGGCGAAATGCAACCAGATGACCGTGGGGCGCTGTTTGGTCACCATGGCCTCGGCCACCTTGGGAATCATGTTGGGGGCCAGGCCCAACACCGAGGTGACCACCGTGGCGTATTTTATAAAATCACGCCGGTTTACTCCCTTGGCGTCTATCGTGCTCAACACTTCTGCCTTTAGCTCCATCGCTCTTTCCCTTCTCGCTCCCCCCGTTAGCGTTGTGGGGAAACAACCTTGATAACAGTTGGTTGCCTAAGACTCACACCTATCCCTCGGGCCTACGGACTTACGCCCTTACGGCCTATGCCGCAGAAGGAACGGTGTTTTTGGGCTTATAAGCGGCGCGTTCGGTAGGATAGCAACAGACCCGGGGCAGAGGTCGGAGCGAGAATCGGAGATTGTGCTCAAGTGCTCACCACACCGCATTTGTGTTATCATCATGGACTTTTAGCGGCTTCGCGGTCAAGTCGATTTTACTTATTAATAGTTATTACTTTAATAAATTATATGGCCATGGGTAGGCCTGCATTTCAGGTCTATTTCCGCCTTGCTTTACACCTTCTTCCGGCCAACATATACTCCAAGCATTACGGTAAAAGAGAGAGTTAACTTGGCCATGGCTTTCCAAAGCAGCGCTCCGGCCGACCACGCAGGCTATCCCTTCGCGGCCATAGTGGGGCAAGACCGTCTGAAAAGGGCCCTCTTGCTCTTGGGGGTGGATCTGGGCCTGGGCGGGGTGCTGCTGCGGGGGGAAAAGGGTACGGCCAAGTCCACCGCCGCCCGGGCCCTGGCCGCGCTGCTGCCTCCCATCGCGGTGGTGGACGCCTGTCCCCAGGGCTGCGATCCGGCCGGGCCCCTTTGCCCGGCCTGCGCCGCCCGCCCCGCTCCCCTGCCCAAGCGCCTAGTGCCAACGCCCTTTGTGGAGCTTCCCCTGGGAGCCGGCGAGGACTGCCTGGCGGGCAGCATCGACCTGGCCGCCGCGGTGCGCCGGGGGGAGTTGCGCGCCCGCCTGGGGCTGTTGGCCCGGGCCCACCGGGGGGTGCTCTACATCGACGAGGTCAACCTCCTGCCCCCTCATCTGGCCCACCTGGTGCTGGACGCGGCGGCTTCCGGGGTGGCCCATCTGGAGCGCGAAGGCCTCAGCCTGAGCCACCCGGCCCGCTTCGCCCTGGTGGCTTCCTACAACCCCGAAGAAGGACCCCTGAGCCCCCAACTGGCCGACCGCTTCGGCCTGTGCGTGCAGGTGAGCGGAGAGCCGGACCCGACCCTCAGGGTTGAGGTGCTGCGCCGCCGCCTGGCCTTTGAAAACGACCCCGCGGCCTTTGCCGCCCGCTGGGCCCCGGCCGAGGACGAGCTGCGCCGCCGCCTGGTGCGGGCCCGCGCCCTGCTGCCCGAGGTGCTGGTGAGCCCGCCGGCCCGCCGCCAAGCCGCCCTGCTGGCCGCCCGAGCCCACAGCCAGGGGCAGCGGGGCGAGCTGGCCTGCATCCGCGCGGCGCGGGCCCTGGCCGCCTGGCGCGGCCTGGCGGAGGTGGCCCCCGAGCTGGTGGACGAGGTGGCCCCCCTGGCCCTCTTGCACCGGGCCAGGCGTGCCAACGCCCCGACGCCCCCTCCCCTGCCCCGGGTGCTACGCGAAGAGTTGCCGCCCGAGGAGGCCCAAGCCGCCCGCGCCGAGCCGGTGGAGCGGGAGATGGCCCAGAGCGGCGACCAGCCCGGCCAGGAGCGAAGCCTGCGCATCCTGAGCCCCGGCGAGGTGCGCCCGGTGGCCACCCGCCTGCCCGCCCGGGAATCCACCAGTCGGGTGCAGGCGGGCCGCCGCGACAGCCGCGAGGTGACCGGATCCCGGGGACGCTACATCCGGGCCTCGGCCCAGCGCCTGGGGCGGGGTTTGGCCCTGGACGCCACCTTCCGGGCCGCCGCGCCCCATCAAATAAGCCGCCGCACTCCCGGCGGCCCGGCCCTGGTGGTCAGGGAGCCGGACATCCGGGAAAAGGTGCGCGCCGCCCGGCGGGGCCGCCTACTGGTGTTTTGCGTGGACGCCTCGGGCTCCATGAACGCGGCCGCGCGCATGAAGACCACCAAGGCCGCGGTGCTGGGGGTGCTCACCGAGGCCTACCAGAAGCGCGACCGGGTGGGCCTGGTGGCCTTTGGCGGCACAGGAGCGCGGGAGCTGTTGCCCCCCACCTCCAGCGTGGAGGTGGCCCGGCGCATGCTGGCCGAGTTGCCCACCGGCGGCAAGACCCCCCTGGCCGCCGGTCTGGTCAGCCTGGCCGCCGTGCTGGAACGGGAACTGGCCGCCGATCCCAAGCTCACCCCCCTGGCCATCATCATGACCGACGGGCGGCCCAACGTGCCCTTGGCCGCCGGCCAGGGCCTGGGCTATGATCCGGGCAAGGCGGGCAACAAGGGCGGCGGCTGGGGCGACGGCTGGGGCGACGGCGGCTACGCCGACCGGGAGGTCTTGAACCTGGCCCGCCGCCTGCACACCAGCTTCCGGGCCCGCTTCGTGGTGGTGGACACCGACACCGGCCATCACCACGAGATAAACCTGTGCCGGGCCATGGCCGAATACCTGGGGGCCCATTGCGTATCCCTGCGCCGCCTCACCGCCGAGGGGGTGCTGGATCTGGTGCGGCGGCACTGGGAATGAGGAGGGGTGTGGAAAAATACCGCCAATTGGGCCTGGAGATGGGCCTCAGCCACGTGGTGCCCCTGGGGCCGGAGCAGGTGTTCTTCGATCCCCGAGCGCGGCTCAAATGCCGCTGGGGCTGCGAGGACTTCCACCAGCCCACCATCAAGTGCGGAGCGCGCGGCCTGAGCCAGGCCGAGTGCGTGGAGATGATAAACCGCTATTCGGATATCCTGCTCTTGCATGGCCACGACGCCCATGTTTTGAGCAAGGCGGTGTTGGCCTTGGAAGCGGCGGCTTTCCATGACGGCCACTACTTCGCCTTTGGGGTTAGGTATTGTAAACTCTGTCCCTCCTGCGCGGTGGACCGGGGCAAGGAGTGCATCCAGCCCGACAAGGTGCGCCCCTGCGACCAGGCCATGGGCATAGACGTGTACCGCACCGCCCGGGCGGCGGGCCTGCCCATCCGGGTGTTGCAGAGCCGAGACGAACAACAGAAC contains:
- a CDS encoding hydrogenase small subunit, whose translation is MELKAEVLSTIDAKGVNRRDFIKYATVVTSVLGLAPNMIPKVAEAMVTKQRPTVIWLHFAECTGCSESFIRSTRPWIDQILLDIINVAYHETIMAPSGHNAEKSLSDAMAKYDGKYILVCEGGVPTKNDGIYGRVGGRTMLEIAKETTKHALATICVGNCACFGGVQAAAPNPTKAMSVSEATGIKTVNVSGCPPNVINMVSTVVHFLLLGKLPALDDNGRPLFAYGQTIHENCPRRSHYENGEFVKTFGDDGAMKGYCLFEMGCKGPNTYNNCPLIKFNDGTNWPVGAGHPCIGCSEPNFWDEQSPFYVSI
- a CDS encoding DUF2284 domain-containing protein, translating into MEKYRQLGLEMGLSHVVPLGPEQVFFDPRARLKCRWGCEDFHQPTIKCGARGLSQAECVEMINRYSDILLLHGHDAHVLSKAVLALEAAAFHDGHYFAFGVRYCKLCPSCAVDRGKECIQPDKVRPCDQAMGIDVYRTARAAGLPIRVLQSRDEQQNRYGFVLIN
- a CDS encoding VWA domain-containing protein encodes the protein MAFQSSAPADHAGYPFAAIVGQDRLKRALLLLGVDLGLGGVLLRGEKGTAKSTAARALAALLPPIAVVDACPQGCDPAGPLCPACAARPAPLPKRLVPTPFVELPLGAGEDCLAGSIDLAAAVRRGELRARLGLLARAHRGVLYIDEVNLLPPHLAHLVLDAAASGVAHLEREGLSLSHPARFALVASYNPEEGPLSPQLADRFGLCVQVSGEPDPTLRVEVLRRRLAFENDPAAFAARWAPAEDELRRRLVRARALLPEVLVSPPARRQAALLAARAHSQGQRGELACIRAARALAAWRGLAEVAPELVDEVAPLALLHRARRANAPTPPPLPRVLREELPPEEAQAARAEPVEREMAQSGDQPGQERSLRILSPGEVRPVATRLPARESTSRVQAGRRDSREVTGSRGRYIRASAQRLGRGLALDATFRAAAPHQISRRTPGGPALVVREPDIREKVRAARRGRLLVFCVDASGSMNAAARMKTTKAAVLGVLTEAYQKRDRVGLVAFGGTGARELLPPTSSVEVARRMLAELPTGGKTPLAAGLVSLAAVLERELAADPKLTPLAIIMTDGRPNVPLAAGQGLGYDPGKAGNKGGGWGDGWGDGGYADREVLNLARRLHTSFRARFVVVDTDTGHHHEINLCRAMAEYLGAHCVSLRRLTAEGVLDLVRRHWE